The genomic region cgaaccatttcgggccaaattcgacccccctataactcaaaatctattttatttacgcacatcaaatttctagtatctgttgagaccccctgacttatctaaaatacaaaatttcattaatgtacctattgtaggttttgagatattgacgtcagaaaatcgctatttttactatacactcactgactgactgactcactcatcaaaaacctagaccacttccaatggtcgtattgacttgaaatttggcatggaggtaggtctttatgtcaaggtaaagggaaaaatctgaaaatggccaagtgtgagtcggtttcaaaataatgaaggtgtaaaatacccagtgtaaaataaggaactaaaacgaactaaatttatctatatttatataatatatcttcgaatggtcgtaccgatctgaatttcgttacaaaggtttgtatttagtcaaagtaaaaatctgaaaacggccaagtgtgagtcactttcgaaaataacgaatgtgtaactttgatccacgaacataatatatgataacatgtcatgtcagtcagttggtaaatgtagtccatttagttaatctagttcatttctttgtaagaagcatagtgcatattcaaaaatctgaaagatagtataaatgagacatttccttaactaacttattcataagaaaaaaataaaataaacaaccttacaaaaataaatgaaatcccacccaaaacaaaaatgtgaaaggctgccaagttcgataatatgggaatgcttcgcctataaaagaagtgagatctgaataagcaCCAAGTTCCATAAatatacctcagttaaaaatagttactttttaatgatgttacttggcaagttttaatacaaaatgatatacttgattcattgcgtttagtaggtttataacaaagTGTGTGAAAGCTTGCCAAgtaatatcattaaaaagtacTATTTTTAACAGAGGTATATTTATGGAACTTGGtgcttattcagatctcacttcttttataggcgaagcattcccatattatcgaacttggcagcctttcacatttttgttttgggtgggatctaatacattgtcatcggcaggtgccatagttcccgtagtttccccattcctagtccattagcatcccatcacaatagccccagtagtattcatccacagttagcaatggtatagcacagaaccgagtattgactttttttttaacgacgtccaccggggattgtccttgggttcatttctatagtgtataaagggataatcgtcggttttgtgtcaccatttcattaaagttgtctcgaaagggcttcagcatgttggcttcggcgtcacgtttgcctcccgaaaattcgtaattctgtagtcccgaggtctggaagagacatacctacaaaataataatgatatatatataatgcaacaaattcggagagtgggggctcgtgacgccacgtctaggtatgtaaaatttgtactaaggagtgacttaacacaaaattcaagcgtgttatatcttcgttattgtcttgtttgtgtgagagagaaatgacaaaatacgtgtccattattttagggttatctaaaagacggactaattactttttttgattcaccatacctatttcatatcattcatttctatacatttcaagtgtagtattgctcttgaagttccacatcaggtgttccagatcttcgatgtttatacgtcaacagagagtgcttatcagattgaacaacttttgctaaaacgtcatacctctatatgctatagtctagctgggcccctggagttccacatcaggtgttttagatcttcaatttgtataagtcaatagaaagtgcttatcaaattgaacaacttttgctaaaacgtcatacctgtatatggtatagagaagctgggctcttggggttccacatcaggtgttccagatcttcaaatttattatctcagctgaaaatgctcatcatatgaaacaatttttgccatggcaccatttttgtatctcttatagttttgttggtctgttggtgttctgcatcaggtcttcaagtttcgaagataaattatagcctatatgttgaccaggcttaatactgacacaacaaagaaaaaatcattgaaatcggttcagtagttccgaagattagcgtgtacaaacaaacagacatacagacatacagacatacagacatacagacatacagacagaattttttttttggatttgtgctccattactgtttctaaaccccacccaattattatttttttaatatattcaatgtacagacacagtttttttacagatttattatatgtatagatatagattaacATCAACAAATATTGCGTCAATTGCGGAGCcatattttaaccgactttccaacaAGGAGGAGTTTCTCAATTTGGATATTGGTTTTTTTATGCGCATTGGTCTAGGAGTCGGCGCAATAACTAAATCTGCAtcaatatacatacatgcaCCGACTACTAGATtgcatcaatttttttttgctttttattgattttagaaatcgggttttatttaataaatacaagACTTATGGCTATTTTAAGACAATTTTTACGCTGCTCATCTGGTGACCCTACCTTTTTAGGCCATACTAAACTATATCTACTTGCCTCCATTATAAAACCGGCAATGATAGGCATAATAACAAGCTAGTTTAGCTAAAGTTCTCGTCaacacgaataaaataaaccCAAACACCAGGTAGTTGCTATAATCcattgaggagttctctcgattCACTCCATCATCGAAGAAGAAAATGCATGTCATTTTAAGGATAGCTTTGTTCCTAACTTTAccttttgacgttcataagtgcttgtaaaggcctaaaggaaataaatgatttgactttgaatttgaACTGCTTATGAAAATGCTTGTGCTTTCAAggttttcatcatcagatctAACTTTGTGACCACCTAATCACATACTTTTAAACCAATACTAGTATAATGAATACGCTTATCTCTGGAATTATTGGATcgatataaaaacatatttcagtgatgacagctcatttattgataaaaaggCTATATTTATCCTGGTGGGTGGTATAGGACCGACTCTTTGGAACCAGGTAACTATTTTGATGTTTCTAGAGAATCCCGTAAAGGCCTTGGGATAAATAAATTGGCCTTCTGAGACCGCAACCATGGTGGAAATAAATTTCGCTGCGCTTGCGTCAAATcaacgaatttaatttaaaccaaatatctttattttaaaacgcCTCAAAGgttttagtttaattatttttttacgacCGTTTTACATAACTCTTCATTTTCTCAGTTATCAgggtaaaaaacaaaattatctagGTTTTCTCATTTCGAATACTAAaaccgaatttaaaaaaattgaaatgagaaaagtaacatttaaattattttttatttatttataattttcaaaggttttttttataccgtaatagtttttttatacaagtttcGGGTTTTTaggataaattatatttttaacatgatAAGAAATTGTTTGggtgtaattataattttaggtaagaacatatttatttttaaacgattttaaaaaatggagtCGATTTTCCGACCGATCACTCGTTGGTGCCGACATGCTGAGCCAGTCGTGATGTTttttttggaagatttttttttctttgatctcGATGGCTTGAGAATTTGATATTCAACTGTAAAAAGATCTTTGAAATGTTTAAGCTGATTTAGGataatggtctctgcacacagcgggcgcggcgcggcgggacgggacggcgacgcgacacaatgtactagatcgtcgcgtcgcgtcgagcgggacggctctgtgtggaggcctccgtaatatctagtacattacaactgctcagtgtcgcgtcgccgcgccagctgtgtgcagagaccttaaaatatttctaagaacCATAGCTGTAAATAccattttcatgtaaaaaaaccGCACCCAAATGAGTTCCTCCCTAGCACGATGGCATAGACAGAGACACAGAcagtttgttaatatttttatcctaCAAAAATTCCGTTCCTTCCAGCCTTAACAACCATACCGGTAACACCAGTAGAAATCGAAAAAAGAATCGAAGGCCTAAAACAGGAGATCTTCCACAAAATAGAAGATGAAAGAAAAGAGGCCGCCAAAGAAACTACCACAACAGCACAGACTAAAAAACGTCATCCTGATTATTACGACTACATGGTTCCACAAGAAGATAACGGACTTATAAAACCAATAATACATcatgaacacaaaaaaaaacatcataaacATAAGTCAGTTACGTCAAATTTGACAGCTACAGTTACGTCAAATTTGACAGCTACAACAccaatgattaaaaaaataaaacaagtgaaGAAGATACACAATTTGACGGAAAGAATTATGCCTAAGAATTCAAGTAAGGTGACGCCAGCTAAGAATTTTTTTAGAAGGTTTTATTTAGATGAGGAAGAGAGGAATAAACCACAGAAATGGACGCATTGCATAGATTTGGTTACTCCGCGTTTGAAAGGGATTAAAGATGATTGGAAGCTAAAATTAGTTACTAGTAATGATCCGGATATAAAACGGTAAGTCCTTTTAACTTATTAATCCAAGACGATtgtcagccacggcggctgttctcatataaggcgatcagccagctgcgcaggacatattatagtgcacaagcatttgcttggacgcaggtgcactcactattccttcctCTCATAGCCCGACGGGACGGCAGTCcaacaccaccggagagagatcagtaGCAGGACCAACATTAACTTActttccgatgcacgggtgtatcaatcaccaacttccagactacgggctgctttgtgaaagtttctaaaactcacaaagcgatttcgaccCAACCCGAGAATCGAATCTGAGGCTTCGTGGTCAGAAagatgtcagcaaccctagCGGGGCCCAAcggggccaaggtctgccggggctgtgggattgttcgcgcgagttaccgcggcgctggtacataaaaggcctacgacggaacacgacggtttttagtcagtaagagtctgacactccctcaccgctgctaacccacagcgggaggggtcatttgatgatttttgacgtcgttaaaaaaaagcagTTGATGATAAGTATAGAGATCAAATAAGGACTTTATTTTCCAGATTGTCACATTTGCTAAGCTTAAACACATCAGAATATACGAAGGAAGAGATTGTATCAGTTTTGTACCAAATAAGTAACATCCATTTACGATTATTTCAATGGGATTATACTGCCCTCACAACTATATTTAATGTCATAATACCAGGTAAGCAATTTATACCCAAGTTTATCCAGAGCATAAACGACAATTTCTAACACATTTTTGttaggtcgacctgtatgtaactatgtaatggaatctaaggtaactaattcAACCATCGTCCAAGGATCgcagcgtcatgaaaattggcagctgtatgtagttctgaagacaatacaataatatggtactgtcgaattgatctgatgatggagccggaagatatgaactagaacttcatgatggaacatcgtattgTAGgtgtgtttggacttgttagaaaagtATTTTACTAAGCTTTGACCACTATTAGCGTATAAAGTGTGATAGATACTGCAGTgacaagtcgtggtggcctagtgggtaaagaagtATCTGTCAAGAAGCTTGAtacaggtcaggcaagtaccaatgcaacttttctaagtttgtatgtactttctaagtatacctcGTTCACCAgtagactgtgtttcggagggcacgtttaACTGTATGTCCCAgccgtcattgaacatctttggcagtcgttacgggtagtcagaggccagtAAGTCAGACAACCAGTGATACcaagttgcccgggtaactggattgaggaggtcagataggcagtcgctctagtaaaacactggtgctcagctgcgtgcgattagactggcagccgaccccaacatagttgggaaatggctagtaagcagcggcggccctagccattgcgaggctacgtgcggcaggtctatgcgaggcccttttgtcctacgtgaaaagtatgtgttgcgagagtaagctggtgttttgatttagctaatcgtcatgtttgaggagaaatgcacaagttaaataaattaataaaattttatttttactacagtttatatttaaagaatcacaaaattaacaaatattaaaatgatctgatGCTTGCTACTTTTCTTAAGTGGGataaatttcagttaaattatgTTCTAATATATATTTCAGCACCGAGATAATATTCAGCTCTTCGTAC from Helicoverpa armigera isolate CAAS_96S chromosome 31, ASM3070526v1, whole genome shotgun sequence harbors:
- the LOC126054418 gene encoding uncharacterized protein LOC126054418; its protein translation is MIRNCLGVIIILALTTIPVTPVEIEKRIEGLKQEIFHKIEDERKEAAKETTTTAQTKKRHPDYYDYMVPQEDNGLIKPIIHHEHKKKHHKHKSVTSNLTATVTSNLTATTPMIKKIKQVKKIHNLTERIMPKNSSKVTPAKNFFRRFYLDEEERNKPQKWTHCIDLVTPRLKGIKDDWKLKLVTSNDPDIKRLSHLLSLNTSEYTKEEIVSVLYQISNIHLRLFQWDYTALTTIFNVIIPGSIHSFGTLKRAIKELFIKWHLDTNMLDVFLKQARIFRPPCIDISEYGGSTKTTGGVRWSKNTPKKDSDDEDCDD